A DNA window from Mycosarcoma maydis chromosome 12, whole genome shotgun sequence contains the following coding sequences:
- a CDS encoding putative C-3 sterol dehydrogenase (C-4 decarboxylase), translating into MSTSSASGEAHFVIGGAGFLGSRIVLALCQRGEKHVSVFDLHPPQHRVEKVDYFTGDITSESSLREALIQARDKAGIEAGATNGVVIYHTASPVAGLGPQVYHKVNVVGTQTVIAVANKPELAITKLVFTSSAGVVYDGHDLINVDERIPYPKKPLDAYNDTKAKAEQLVLQANSKQPGKLKTVAIRPAGIFGIGDRQALPGFFNVLRTGKTKFQIGDNNNLFDWTYVDNVVHAHLLAADKLNAPGYAADKFGDIMISSKVLADDQLDSQRAVPTSEARDDTPTGSTDYARKLASTLSPETLKHELNVRPVIRNKYDQFFHLMNPDIVSPGNPLGDQFPLVDEAVPVAGEAFFITNGQPIPFWDFPRALWAGMGHVMPESKVWKLSKDTGLSLAGWAETFGWLTGREVQFTKYKVTYSASSRYYNIEKARRALGYSPIISVEEGIRRSVEWWKSEHPEDIVSSKA; encoded by the coding sequence ATGTCGAcatcatccgcatccgGAGAGGCACACTTTGTCATTGGTGGCGCTGGCTTCCTTGGCTCGCGTATCGTTCTGGCCCTTTGTCAGCGCGGCGAAAAGCACGTTTCAGTCTTTGATCTTCACCCTCCTCAACACCGCGTCGAAAAGGTCGACTACTTTACCGGCGACATCACATCCGAATCCTCACTGCGAGAAGCTCTGATCCAGGCGCGCGATAAAGCCGGCATTGAGGCTGGTGCCACGAACGGCGTTGTCATCTACCACACTGCCAGTCCCGTCGCTGGTCTCGGTCCCCAAGTCTACCACAAGGTCAACGTCGTCGGCACGCAGACCGTCATTGCGGTAGCAAACAAGCCTGAACTTGccatcaccaagctcgtcttcacGTCCAGTGCAGGCGTCGTCTATGACGGTCACGATCTGATCAATGTAGATGAGCGTATCCCTTACCCCAAAAAGCCGCTCGACGCGTACAACGACACAAAGGCAAAGGCCGAACAGCTCGTTTTGCAAGCTAACAGCAAGCAACCAGGAAAGCTGAAAACCGTTGCTATTCGCCCTGCCGGTATCTTTGGTATCGGTGACCGACAAGCGCTCCCCGGCTTCTTCAACGTGCTGCGTACGGGCAAGACCAAGTTTCAGATTGGCGACAACAACAACCTCTTTGACTGGACCTACGTTGACAATGTGGTTCACGCACATCTTCTAGCAGctgacaagctcaacgctcCCGGATATGCTGCTGACAAATTTGGAGACATCATGATCTCGTCCAAGGTCCTCGCGGATGACCAGCTCGATTCTCAACGTGCTGTACCCACCAGCGAGGCCAGAGATGACACTCCGACCGGCTCCACCGACTACGCCCGCAAGTTGGCCTCCACTCTAAGTCCCGAGACTCTCAAGCACGAGCTCAACGTTCGACCCGTGATCCGTAACAAGTACGATCAATTCTTCCACCTCATGAACCCAGACATCGTCAGCCCAGGCAACCCACTTGGTGATCAATTCccgctcgtcgacgaggccgTTCCGGTTGCAGGCGAGGCCTTTTTTATCACCAATGGACAGCCCATTCCGTTTTGGGACTTTCCACGCGCATTGTGGGCGGGCATGGGCCACGTCATGCCAGAATCAAAAGTTTGGAAGCTTTCCAAGGACACAGGGCTCAGCTTGGCCGGTTGGGCTGAAACCTTTGGATGGCTGACCGGCAGAGAAGTACAATTCACAAAGTATAAGGTGACCTACTCGGCAAGCTCTCGATACTACAACATCGAAAAGGCGCGTAGAGCGCTCGGCTACTCGCCCATCATTAGCGTCGAAGAAGGTATTCGAAGAAGTGTCGagtggtggaagagcgagcATCCTGAAGACATTGTTTCAAGCAAAGCTTAG
- a CDS encoding uncharacterized protein (related to YRO2 - strong similarity to HSP30 heat shock protein Yro1p), with protein MFTNILLKRAGNRALDVNPPNADIHLGRWGSDWGWVVFCVMAASTLGLLVWTFILPRKRRTFHYLLTAVLAISTISWYSQASDLGATPITTQFLHNSQRGGGYGGYPTRQIWYSRYVDWTLTTTLLLLSLLLITGLPLSIIFITLFFNILMIVCGLLGALTRTRYKWGYFAFACAALGYVLYHVFASGLRSSRRLGSRFGRAFLAASLLLAIIWPMYPICWGLSEGGNVIGVSAEFLWYGLLDIFSKPIFAFLFLGMLKKCDYGALRLRSGKRSEEDSDVHEPRRENMEKDHERIGSLPDHNADDSNRVGTHPAMRASVGTTQPAAGVPHTLVT; from the exons ATGTTCACAAACATCTTGCTCAAACGCGCCGGTAATCGAGCTCTCGATGTCAACCCACCCAACGCCGATATTCATCTGGGACGATGGGGAAGTGATTGGGGTTGGGTCGTTTTCTGCGTCATGGCCGCTTCTACTCTCGGTCTCCTTGTCTGGACGTTCATCCTGCCCAGAAAGAGGAGAACTTTCCACTATCTGCTCACCGCCGTACTTGCAatctccaccatctcgtgGTATTCTCAGGCCAGCGACCTCGGTGCCACGCCCATCACGACACAGTTCCTTCACAACAGCCAACGCGGCGGCGGCTATGGAGGTTACCCAACGCGCCAGATCTGGTACAGTCGCTATGTCGACTGGACGCTCACTACGACTCTTCTtctgctcagcttgctACTCATCACCGGTCTCCCGTTGTCCATCATCTTCATCACCCTCTTCTTCAACATTCTTATGATCGTCTGCGGTCTTTTGGGTGCTCTGACCCGAACCAGATACAAGTGGGGCTACTTT GCCTtcgcttgcgctgcacTCGGCTACGTCTTGTACCACGTCTTTGCTTCGGGTttgcgctcgtctcgaaGACTCGGCTCTAGATTTGGCCGTGCTTTTCTGGCTGCCTCACTGTTGCTGGCTATCATCTGGCCAATGTACCCCATCTGTTGGGGTTTGAGCGAAGGTGGAAACGTCATTGGCGTAAGCGCTGAG TTCCTCTGGTATGGTCTTCTGGACATTTTCTCCAAACCTATCTTTGCCTTCTTGTTTCTCGGTATGCTGAAAAAGTGCGACTACGGAGCACTTCGTCTGCGATCCGGTAAACGATCGGAAGAAGACAGCGATGTACACGAGCCGAGACGTGAAAACATGGAGAAGGATCACGAGCGCATTGGTTCTCTGCCTGACCACAACGCCGATGACAGCAACAGGGTAGGTACTCATCCCGCCATGCGTGCTTCGGTTGGCACCACGCAACCCGCTGCTGGCGTTCCACACACTCTTGTTACCTGA
- a CDS encoding putative homocitrate synthase LYS20: protein MCDHSEPTPIQHVNGTAPDTHVAIDTSAPNTNGSVANGGVVARDNGNAGSVQPFNSRYSDFLSNVSNFKIIESTLREGEQFANAFFDTETKIKIAKALDKFGVDCIELTSPAASEQSRKDCEAICKLGLKAKVITHIRCHMDDARIAVETGVDGVDVVMGTSKFLREFSHGKDMTYITKTAIEVIQFVKSKGIEIRFSTEDSFRSDLVDLLSIYQAVDKVGVNRVGIADTVGVANPRQVYDLVRTLRGVVGCDIECHFHNDTGCAIANAYTALEAGATHVDTSVLGIGERNGIPSLGGFIARMYTADREYVMSKYNLKALREVENLVAEAVQIQVPFNNYVTGYCAFTHKAGIHAKAILANPSTYEIIRPEDFGMSRYVSIGHRLTGWNAVKSRCEQLELSLTEEQVKQVTAKIKQLADVREQTMEDVDSILRNYARAIENGSSVAA from the coding sequence ATGTGCGATCACTCTGAGCCTACTCCTATCCAGCACGTCAACGGCACTGCGCCCGACACCCatgtcgccatcgacacCTCGGCTCCCAACACGAACGGCAGCGTCGCCAACGGCGGCGTCGTCGCCAGAGACAATGGTAATGCGGGCTCAGTGCAGCCTTTCAACTCGCGCTACTCGGACTTTTTGAGCAACGTCTCCAACTTCAAGATCATCGAATCCACGCTGCGTGAGGGCGAGCAGTTTGCAAATGCCTTCTTTGACACAGagaccaagatcaagatcgcCAAGGCACTCGACAAGTTTGGTGTTGactgcatcgagctcaccTCGCCCGCCGCTTCCGAGCAGTCGCGCAAGGACTGCGAGGCCATCTGCAAGCTCGGTCTCAAGGCCAAGGTTATCACTCACATCCGATGTCACATGGACGATGCCAGGATCGCCGTCGAGACGGGTGTCGACGGTGTTGACGTCGTCATGGGCACCTCCAAGTTTCTCCGCGAGTTTTCGCACGGCAAAGACATGACCTACATTACCAAGACCGCCATCGAGGTCATTCAGTTTGTCAAGAGCAAGGGCATCGAGATTCGCTTCTCCACCGAAGACTCGTTCCGTtccgatctcgtcgacctgCTCAGCATCTACCAGGCCGTCGACAAGGTGGGCGTCAACCGTGTTGGTATCGCCGACACCGTTGGTGTTGCCAACCCAAGACAGGTGTACGACCTCGTGCGCACACTGCGTGGCGTCGTCGGCTGCGACATCGAGTGCCACTTCCACAACGACACGGGTTgcgccatcgccaacgcctACACCGCACTCGAGGCCGGCGCCACCCACGTCGATACCTCGGTACTCGGCATTGGCGAGCGAAATGGCATCCCTTCGCTCGGCGGCTTTATCGCGCGCATGTACACCGCCGATCGCGAGTACGTGATGAGCAAGTACAACCTCAAGGCGTTGCGCGAGGTCGAGAACCTCGTCGCCGAAGCCGTCCAAATCCAGGTGCCATTCAACAACTACGTCACCGGCTACTGCGCCTTTACGCACAAGGCGGGCATCCACGCCAAGGCGATTCTGGCCAACCCTTCGACATACGAGATCATCCGTCCCGAAGACTTTGGTATGAGCCGATACGTCTCGATCGGCCACCGTCTCACCGGCTGGAACGCGGTCAAGTCAAGgtgcgagcagctcgaactTAGCCTCACCGAGGAGCAGGTCAAGCAGGTCAccgccaagatcaagcagtTGGCCGACGTGCGCGAACAGACTATGGAGGACGTCGATTCGATCTTGAGGAATTACGCGCGCGCCATCGAGAACGGTTCCTCAGTCGCCGCCTGA
- a CDS encoding uncharacterized protein (related to HEM4 - Uroporphyrinogen III synthase), which produces MSATDDIEEPPPPVTILLLRSPVSMSKGTDPYHDAFGSFCLPSFATSALESGTSTPLPSLSTGSNPCLSSTAENGALDLIKTALSQQAAVVASSSNKPSSDNASSTALPYSATGRRKGKFIHDQPRLMTHHLSYLTDANGNEVEIEYCVTSFPILTHKFVNQDLFVDRLLHGSRTHDTDTASPYRGMIVTSQRAVEAYISAGVKAQETLRSKNKTSSSSPTPWNRVPFFAVGPATSSALRNVPLAPWLRPRLVMGGEATGTGEALARYVVRHFSSPSILVQNSVLLPAEQTPPLLYLVGDKNASTVPDMLSQASPPAGPIPFEELQVYETAPDEHFAEGCEVLARTLPSVVSRPPSRRPSHGSRRPSGGSITSIDRAASLSRSANTSRTSSADDLRAQARSCSELNRNFSTTPHHQNLSHVPSIGTPLGVSTMTHTEAPAHTRLENLATPAAAGASPQMIASPARIEPEPINPIEEELVLKMLRSKVKNAVADAGSSGAALSRIARPDWIVFFSPSGVNYALDEFRRRKWMAPADQAPAAAAAAATTYEKDKINTTTFVSTNANKIGKASTSGSRRYPRIAVLGSTTRAWMVENLSIEPDAVATKPGPKELKDAIEAVELRLRSKT; this is translated from the coding sequence ATGTCTGCCACCGACGACATCGAGGAGCCGCCACCCCCGGTTACCATCTTGCTGTTGCGCTCGCCCGTGTCCATGTCCAAAGGCACCGATCCGTATCATGACGCCTTCGGCTCTTTCTGTTTGCCATCCTTTGCAACCTCTGCCCTCGAATCCGGAACTTCGACACCACTACCAAGCCTGTCCACAGGCTCAAACCCTTGCCTCTCTTCCACTGCGGAGAATGGCGCACTCGATCTCATCAAAACAGCTCTGTCTCAGCAGGCAGCCGTCGTCGCAAGCTCTTCCAATAAACCTTCGTCAGACAACGCATCATCCACCGCGTTGCCATATTCAGCAACGGGCAGACGCAAGGGCAAATTCATTCACGACCAGCCTCGTCTCATGACACATCACCTTTCCTATCTCACAGACGCAAACGGCaacgaggtcgagatcgagtaTTGCGTCACCTCGTTCCCCATCCTCACCCACAAGTTTGTCAATCAAGATCTCTTTGTTGACCGTCTCTTGCATGGTTCTCGCACGCATGACACCGACACCGCCAGTCCGTATCGCGGCATGATCGTCACCAGCCAACGCGCCGTCGAAGCATATATCTCGGCTGGCGTCAAGGCGCAGGAAACTCTCCGCTCCAAAAACAAAACTTCGTCCAGTTCTCCTACCCCATGGAACCGCGTGCCTTTCTTTGCCGTGGGCCCTGCCACCTCTTCGGCGCTGCGCAACGTTCCTCTTGCACCATGGCTGCGTCCACGCCTCGTCATGGGCGGCGAGGCGACCGGTACCGGAGAAGCGCTGGCCCGCTATGTCGTGCGTCACTTTTCCTCGCCGTCTATCTTGGTTCAGAACTCTGTTTTGCTTCCGGCGGAGCAGACACCCCCACTCCTCTACCTGGTCGGCGACAAGAACGCTTCCACTGTACCCGACATGCTCTCCCAAGCTTCACCACCCGCTGGCCCCATCCCTTTTGAGGAATTGCAAGTGTACGAGACGGCCCCTGATGAGCACTTTGCTGAAGGGTGCGAAGTGCTTGCAAGGACGCTGCCTTCAGTCGTCTCGAGACCTCCAAGCCGGCGTCCAAGTCATGGCAGCAGGCGCCCAagcggtggaagcatcaCCTCGATAGATCGTGCTGCCTCTTTGTCCAGAAGCGCCAACACCAGTCGAACATCGAGCGCCGATGATCTCCGCGCACAAGCCAGGAGTTGCTCCGAGCTGAACCGCAACTTCTCGACTACGCCGCATCACCAGAATCTGAGCCATGTTCCTTCCATCGGCACTCCTCTAGGTGTCAGCACCATGACGCACACCGAAGCTCCAGCCCATACACGCCTCGAAAACCTCGCTActcctgcagctgcaggtgcCTCGCCCCAGATGATTGCTTCGCCCGCCCGTATCGAACCGGAGCCTATCAATCcgatcgaggaagagctggTGCTCAAGATGCTGCGGTCCAAGGTAAAGAATGCAGTCGCTGATGCGGGTAGCAGCGGTGCCGCACTTTCGCGCATTGCTCGACCCGACTGGatcgtcttcttctcgccCAGCGGCGTCAATTATGCTTTGGACGAATTCCGACGTCGCAAATGGATGGCGCCAGCCGACCAAGCCccagcggcagcagcagcagcagcgacgaccTACGAGAAAGATAAAATCAACACAACCACTTTCGTGTCTACCAATGCGAACAAAATTGGCAAAGCATCGACAAGCGGCTCACGCAGGTATCCACGAATTGCGGTGCTTGGCAGCACCACACGTGCTTGGATGGTGGAGAACCTGAGCATCGAGCCAGACGCCGTCGCCACCAAACCTGGTCCTAAAGAACTCAAGGATGCCATTGAGGCAGTAGAACTGCGTCTTCGTTCCAAGACGTAA
- a CDS encoding dolichyldiphosphatase (related to CAX4 - required for full levels of dolichol-linked oligosaccharides) produces MVEGTSAFDPSNYASLGLTHVQYDPSDSLAKLMALVTLSPIFLLCSYVTIVLLRRELTFINALIGQLACEGVNWALKRLIKQPRPTGHLGAGYGMPSSHSQFLGFFAAFFLSHFYLNGPPLVKPRTLINSMRRVEHALAMVMIVSISILTCYSRHHLHYHTPLQIVVGFSLGLAFGGVYYYFTEHLSRKPLRLPSPLAVSESSSPLAIRANRLLQPLSTSSATAHKQSDTSALRALRHRKPPAHRRSSTLGELILPQLHPSPPIRQMLLDHPVAIAFRIRDSWAVWRDGGIEGEYGAWRREWEARRAACSPINSANRADVGSLPRHYSIMLDALSEADKSLPTDTAFCVGCVISFSSDSSDSAGAARSEYLETGYSRELPGNTHAEQCALDKLATHFGLPQGANTRNVPTLDVDLYTTMEPCSERLSGNVPCVQRILEFNERAHVFELPRRLAVHSGVAGAQDAFRAKLRIRRVFQGVSEPDDFVKCQGQNILRGSQIEVHTVRSGKHDHGQLESECLRIARKGHPAKS; encoded by the exons ATGGTCGAGGGGACGAGCGCTTTCGATCCGAGCAACTACGCCTCGCTCGGTCTCACCCACGTCCAGT ATGATCCGTCCGACTCGTTGGCCAAGCTCATGGCTCTCGTCACGCTCTCGCCCATCTTTCTTCTATGCTCGTACGTCACTATCGTCCTTCTACGCCGCGAGTTGACCTTTATCAACGCTCTCATCGGTCAGCTCGCATGCGAAGGCGTCAACTGGGCGCTAAAGCGTCTCATCAAGCAGCCTCGTCCCACCGGTCATCTCGGCGCTGGCTACGGAATGCCTTCGTCCCACTCGCAGTTTCTCGGCTTCTTTGCCGCTTTTTTTCTCTCGCATTTCTACCTCAACGGTCCGCCACTGGTCAAGCCGCGTACCTTGATCAACTCGATGAGACGTGTGGAACATGCGCTTGCGATGGTCATGATCGtgtccatctcgatcctcaCGTGCTACTCGAGGCATCATCTGCACTACCACACGCCCCTCCAGATTGTCGTCGGCTTCAgcctcggtctcgcttTCGGAGGCGTCTACTACTACTTCACCGAACATCTCTCCAGGAAGCCGCTTCGTCTACCGTCACCGCTGGCTGTCTCtgagtcgtcgtcgcctcTGGCGATCCGTGCCAATCGGCTGCTCCAGCCTCTCAGCACGTCGTCTGCCACTGCGCATAAGCAATCCGACACATCCGCTTTGCGCGCTTTGCGGCACCGAAAACCGCCAGCGCATAGACGCTCTTCGACGCTAGGCGAACTGATCCTgccgcagctgcatccTTCGCCGCCGATTCGACAGATGTTGCTGGATCATCCTGTCGCCATCGCTTTCCGCATCCGAGACAGCTGGGCGGTTTGGAGAGATGGCGGCATCGAAGGCGAGTACGGCGCGTGGAGACGCGAATGGGAGGCGCGCagagctgcttgctcgcccATCAACAGTGCCAACCGCGCCGACGTCGGCAGTTTACCACGCCATTACTCGATCATGCTCGATGCACTGAGCGAGGCGGACAAATCGCTGCCCACAGATACTGCGTTTTGCGTGGGCTGCGTGATTTCCTTCTCGTCCGACTCATCTGACTCGGCTGGCGCAGCACGCTCAGAGTACCTGGAGACTGGGTATTCGCGAGAATTGCCAGGCAACACACACGCCGAGCAGTGCGCGCTCGATAAACTCGCTACGCATTTCGGGCTGCCACAAGGAGCGAACACACGCAATGTGCCGACGCTGGATGTGGACCTGTATACCACCATGGAGCCGTGTTCGGAGCGGTTGTCGGGCAACGTGCCATGCGTGCAGCGCATTCTGGAGTtcaacgagcgagcgcatgTGTTTGAgctgcctcgtcgtctcgCAGTGCACTCGGGCGTTGCGGGAGCGCAAGACGCGTTCAgggccaagctgcgcatACGACGTGTATTCCAGGGCGTGTCCGAGCCGGACGACTTTGTCAAGTGTCAAGGTCAGAACATCTTGCGCGGCAGTCAGATCGAGGTACACACCGTGCGATCCGGCAAGCACGATCATGGACAGCTCGAAAGCGAGTGTCTGCGCATCGCTAGAAAGGGACACCCAGCGAAGAGCTAG
- a CDS encoding uncharacterized protein (related to isopenicillin N epimerase), protein MVVRLPLEERIAAHRQALLSKPFPGFGHALKPYYGFDPSYVPLNNGSFGACPIYVLDIIKELLDEAERRPDVFLRKQYQSLLDHARKEVAGIVRCDVADLVFVNNATSGVNAILRGLNGTWKKRDAILVYDTVYGACGKTAQYIVDSNPSFELQLVTLPLSYPLTHDEVLAKTKQTILDAESKGIKIRVGIVDAISSVPGVIVPWEKITTLFRQHGILSLIDGAHAVGQIPLNLRQADPDFFISNCHKWLSAHRGCAFLYAPKRNQQFAQAIPTSHFYLSPNVPKSNAPDLIPTNAPSNWVATWEWTGTIDLSNYLSVPAAIEFRKWMGGEDAVMQHNAQLARRAGEIVSSRLGKGSEVMEIETPTESERLTASMVNISVPITLPKSSSNLSAEEVNVQLDVLATKLQTRLANEHDTFVMFRPHANKIWIRLSAQVWLEEKDFEWVADKIAQMILEEELQSKASV, encoded by the coding sequence ATGGTAGTCCGGCTGCCGCTCGAGGAGCGTATTGCCGCTCATCGACAGGCGTTGCTGTCTAAACCATTTCCGGGTTTCGgacacgcgctcaagcCATACTACGGATTCGACCCTTCCTATGTTCCGCTCAACAACGGCTCCTTCGGCGCTTGTCCCATCTACGTGCTCGACATCATCAAAGAGTTACTCGACGAGGCTGAACGCCGACCCGATGTGTTCCTGCGCAAACAGTACCAGTCGTTGCTCGACCATGCGCGCAAGGAGGTAGCCGGAATTGTGAGATGCGACGTCGCCGATCTCGTGTTTGTCAACAACGCCACGTCTGGAGTCAATGCTATCCTCCGCGGTCTAAACGGGACATGGAAGAAGCGAGATGCTATTCTGGTGTACGATACGGTGTACGGCGCCTGTGGTAAAACGGCACAGTACATTGTCGATTCCAATCccagcttcgagctgcaacTGGTCACGCTGCCGCTCAGCTACCCGCTCACACacgacgaggtgcttgccaagaccaagcagACCATCTTGGATGCCGAATCTAAAGGCATCAAGATCCGTGTTGGAatcgtcgatgccatcaGCTCGGTTCCTGGTGTCATTGTCCCATGGGAAAAGATCACGACATTGTTTCGTCAGCATGGCATCTTGTCGCTCATCGATGGTGCGCATGCGGTGGGTCAGATCCCGTTGAATTTGAGACAAGCCGACCCGGACTTCTTTATCTCCAACTGCCACAAGTGGCTCTCGGCACATCGAGGATGTGCTTTCCTTTATGCACCGAAACGCAACCAGCAGTTCGCTCAGGCCATCCCCACGTCCCATTTCTACCTCTCACCCAACGTGCCCAAGTCAAATGCACCGGACCTTATCCCAACAAACGCGCCAAGCAACTGGGTCGCTACTTGGGAGTGGACGGGGACCATTGATCTGTCCAACTATCTCAGCGTTCCCGCTGCCATTGAGTTCCGCAAATGGATGGGAGGGGAAGATGCGGTCATGCAGCACAACGCCCAACTCGCACGCAGAGCAGGAGAGATCGTTTCGAGCCGTCTTGGGAAAGGTTCAGAGGTGATGGAGATAGAGACCCCGACCGAATCCGAAAGACTCACTGCGAGCATGGTCAATATCTCGGTCCCCATCACTCTGCCCAAATCCTCTTCGAACTTGTCTGCAGAGGAGGTCAATGTACAGCTCGATGTTTTGGCAACCAAGCTCCAAACGCGCCTCGCCAACGAACACGACACGTTTGTCATGTTCCGCCCTCACGCCAACAAAATTTGGATCCGTCTTTCAGCTCAGGTCTGGTTGGAAGAGAAGGACTTTGAATGGGTGGCTGACAAGATTGCCCAGATGATTctggaggaggagctgcaATCCAAGGCTTCTGTATAG